One Antennarius striatus isolate MH-2024 chromosome 17, ASM4005453v1, whole genome shotgun sequence genomic window carries:
- the sav1 gene encoding protein salvador homolog 1: MLSRKKSKNEASKPAEVHGKYVKKETSPLLRNLMPSFIRHGPTIPRRTEVPLPDMGPSAYPVAPSREPVVSRNKSFLRTPVQRPPHEVARRESHRMSAPPYLPRSLGDLPREYGGSSQSFLTDISPMSENGDAARYYYPPEPYYDNQQHQQRQPRRIPDRFPEDFRYYEHNEHNFQRLPRQHTPPAPSRPRSGIGRIQAKSLGNLSSLTGEDLPLPAGWTVDWTIRGRKYYIDHNTNTTHWSHPLEREGLPPGWEKVESAEFGVYYVDHINKRAQYRHPCAPSVPRYDQPPPLPPPVTYQPRPAERNQPVLVPANPYHTAEIPDWLQVYARAPLKYDHILKWELFQLADLDTYQGMLKLLFMKELEHIVKSYEAYRQALLSEVEARKQRQQWYTQQPGKNFTGNM; the protein is encoded by the exons ATGCTCTCccgaaagaaaagtaaaaacgAAGCGTCGAAACCAGCCGAGGTACACGGGAAGTATGTGAAGAAGGAAACGTCGCCGCTCCTCAGAA ATCTTATGCCTTCATTCATCCGTCATGGACCCACTATTCCCAGAcgcacagaggtccctctgccAGACATGGGGCCCTCTGCCTACCCTGTGGCGCCTAGCCGGGAGCCTGTGGTCTCCCGCAACAAGAGCTTTCTCCGTACCCCCGTGCAGAGGCCTCCTCACGAGGTGGCCCGCAGAGAGAGCCATCGAATGTCAGCACCGCCGTACCTGCCTCGCAGTCTGGGAGACCTGCCCCGCGAGTATGGAGGCTCTTCACAGTCATTCCTCACTGACATAAGCCCCATGTCTGAGAACGGCGACGCTGCCCGGTATTATTACCCTCCTGAACCCTACTACGATAACCAGCAGCACCAACAGCGCCAGCCCAGGAGGATCCCAGATCGCTTTCCTGAGGACTTTAGATACTATGAGCACAATGAACACAACTTCCAAAGACTTCCCCGACAGCACACTCCCCCAGCGCCAAGCAGACCTCGTTCAG GCATAGGTCGAATACAGGCCAAATCCCTCGGGAACCTCTCCAGTCTGACGGGAGAGGACCTCCCCCTTCCTGCTGGCTGGACCGTTGACTGGACCATCCGCGGCAGGAAGTACTACATCGACCACAACACTAACACCACACACTGGAGCCACCCTCTGGAGAGGGAGGGGCTCCCTCCAGGCTGGGAAAAGGTGGAGTCGGCTGAGTTTGGCGTCTATTATGTGGATCACATCAACAAGAGAGCTCAGTATCGTCACCCTTGCGCTCCGAG TGTGCCTCGCTATGACCAGCCTCCGCCGCTACCGCCTCCTGTCACCTATCAGCCGCGTCCCGCAGAGAGGAACCAGCCGGTGCTGGTGCCGGCGAACCCGTACCACACGGCCGAGATCCCCGACTGGCTGCAGGTTTACGCCCGCGCCCCGCTCAA GTACGACCACATCTTGAAGTGGGAGCTGTTCCAGCTGGCCGACCTGGACACGTACCAGGGGATGCTGAAGCTGCTCTTCATGAAGGAGCTGGAGCACATCGTCAAATCGTACGAGGCGTACCGACAGGCGCTGCTGTCAGAGGTCGAGGCCCGCAAACAACGGCAGCAGTGGTACACTCAGCAGCCCGGCAAGAACTTCACAGGGAACATGTGA
- the atl1 gene encoding atlastin-1 isoform X1, producing MAKHRKDRDSWGEWSLGDKNVYDWSSEEEEPDGRARPVQVLLVKDDHTFELDEGALSRILLAEEVRDREVVAISVAGAFRKGKSFLMDFMLRYMYNHAAESWLGDREEPLTGFSWRGGSERETTGIQIWSEVFLVDKPDGRKVAVLLMDTQGTFDSQSTLRDSATVFALSTMISSMQVYNISQNVQEDDLQHLQLFTEYGRLAMEETFLKPFQSMIFLVRDWSFPYEFPYGQEGGMKFLEKRLKISENQHEELQNVRKHIHSCFTNISCFLMPHPGLKVATNPHFDGRISEIDGDFLNNLKVLVPWLLSPCNIDVKEINGSKITCRGLVEYFKAYIKIYQGEELPHPKSMLQATAEANNLAAVAAAKDLYNKKMEEVCGGDRPFLAPNELQARHGTIREEALQVFRGVKKMGGEEFSRRYLQQLEGEIDEVFVQYIKHNDSKNIFHAARTPATLFVVIFVMYVAAGITGFVGVDIIASLCNMILGLALITLCTWAYIRYSGEYRELGAVIDQVAGALWDQGSTNEAFYKLYNVAANHRHLYQHAFPGPQVEEGAEERDKKRD from the exons ATGGCCAAACACCGTAAAGACAGAGACAGCTGGGGTGAGT GGTCTCTCGGTGACAAAAACGTCTATGACTGGagttcagaggaggaggagccggaCGGGCGAGCGCGGCCTGTGCAGGTGCTGCTGGTAAAGGATGACCACACCTTTGAGCTGGATGAGGGGGCGCTGAGCCGCATCCTGCTGGCAGAGGAAGTCAGAGACCGGGAGGTGGTGGCCATCTCCGTGGCCGGAGCTTTCCGCAAGGGCAAGTCCTTCCTCATGGACTTCATGCTGCGTTACATGTACAATCAT GCAGCTGAAAGCTGGCTGGGAGACAGAGAAGAGCCCCTGACCGGCTTCTCTTGGAGGGGGGGCTCGGAGAGGGAGACCACCGGGATCCAGATCTGGAGCGAGGTCTTCCTGGTGGACAAGCCAGATGGAAGAAAG GTCGCTGTGCTGCTGATGGACACACAAGGCACGTTTGACAGCCAGTCCACCCTGAGGGATTCAGCCACCGTGTTCGCTCTGAGCACCATGATCAGCTCCATGCAG GTTTACAACATCTCACAGAATGTGCAAGAGGATGACCTTCAGCATCTGCAG CTTTTCACTGAGTACGGCAGACTCGCTATGGAGGAGACTTTCCTCAAGCCGTTTCAG tcCATGATTTTTCTCGTTCGAGACTGGAGCTTTCCGTACGAGTTTCCCTACGGACAGGAAGGAGGAATGAAGTTTCTAGAGAAGAGGCTGAAG ATCTCAGAGAACCAGCATGAAGAGCTGCAGAACGTACGTAAACACATCCACTCCTGCTTCACcaacatttcctgtttcctgatgCCTCACCCGGGCCTCAAAGTGGCCACCAACCCACACTTTGATGGACGAATTTCAG agATCGATGGAGACTTCTTAAACAACCTGAAGGTTCTGGTCCCGTGGCTCCTCAGTCCTTGTAACATCGACGTGAAGGAGATAAACGGCAGCAAAATCACCTGCAGAGGCCTGGTGGAGTATTTCAAG GCATACATCAAAATTTACCAAGGTGAGGAGCTGCCACATCCCAAATCCATGTTGCAG GCCACAGCAGAGGCAAATAACTTGGCAGCAGTTGCAGCTGCAAAGGATCTGTACAACAAGAAAATGGAGGAG GTGTGCGGGGGGGACCGGCCCTTCCTGGCTCCGAACGAGCTGCAGGCCCGACACGGCACCATCAGAGAGGAGGCCCTGCAGGTGTTCCGAGGCGTGAAGAAGATGGGAGGTGAGGAGTTCAGCCGTCGGtacctgcagcagctggagggaGAAATCGATGAGGTGTTTGTTCAGTACATCAAGCACAACGATTCCAAGAACATTTTCCACGCCGCCCGCACGCCGGCCACGCTCTTCGTGGTCATCTTTGTCATGTACGTGGCCGCGGGCATCACGGGCTTTGTGGGTGTGGACATCATCGCCAGCTTGTGTAACATGATCCTGGGTCTGGCGCTGATCACTCTCTGCACCTGGGCGTACATCCGCTACTCCGGGGAATACAGAGAACTTGGCGCTGTCATCGACCAGGTGGCTGGTGCGCTGTGGGACCAG GGAAGCACAAATGAG GCTTTCTACAAGCTGTATAATGTAGCGGCCAATCACAGGCACCTGTACCAGCACGCCTTCCCTGGGCCACAAGTGGAGGAGGGTGCAGAGGAGCGGGACAAGAAGAGGGACTGA
- the atl1 gene encoding atlastin-1 isoform X3 produces MAKHRKDRDSWGEWSLGDKNVYDWSSEEEEPDGRARPVQVLLVKDDHTFELDEGALSRILLAEEVRDREVVAISVAGAFRKGKSFLMDFMLRYMYNHAAESWLGDREEPLTGFSWRGGSERETTGIQIWSEVFLVDKPDGRKVAVLLMDTQGTFDSQSTLRDSATVFALSTMISSMQVYNISQNVQEDDLQHLQLFTEYGRLAMEETFLKPFQSMIFLVRDWSFPYEFPYGQEGGMKFLEKRLKISENQHEELQNVRKHIHSCFTNISCFLMPHPGLKVATNPHFDGRISEIDGDFLNNLKVLVPWLLSPCNIDVKEINGSKITCRGLVEYFKAYIKIYQGEELPHPKSMLQATAEANNLAAVAAAKDLYNKKMEEVCGGDRPFLAPNELQARHGTIREEALQVFRGVKKMGGEEFSRRYLQQLEGEIDEVFVQYIKHNDSKNIFHAARTPATLFVVIFVMYVAAGITGFVGVDIIASLCNMILGLALITLCTWAYIRYSGEYRELGAVIDQVAGALWDQAFYKLYNVAANHRHLYQHAFPGPQVEEGAEERDKKRD; encoded by the exons ATGGCCAAACACCGTAAAGACAGAGACAGCTGGGGTGAGT GGTCTCTCGGTGACAAAAACGTCTATGACTGGagttcagaggaggaggagccggaCGGGCGAGCGCGGCCTGTGCAGGTGCTGCTGGTAAAGGATGACCACACCTTTGAGCTGGATGAGGGGGCGCTGAGCCGCATCCTGCTGGCAGAGGAAGTCAGAGACCGGGAGGTGGTGGCCATCTCCGTGGCCGGAGCTTTCCGCAAGGGCAAGTCCTTCCTCATGGACTTCATGCTGCGTTACATGTACAATCAT GCAGCTGAAAGCTGGCTGGGAGACAGAGAAGAGCCCCTGACCGGCTTCTCTTGGAGGGGGGGCTCGGAGAGGGAGACCACCGGGATCCAGATCTGGAGCGAGGTCTTCCTGGTGGACAAGCCAGATGGAAGAAAG GTCGCTGTGCTGCTGATGGACACACAAGGCACGTTTGACAGCCAGTCCACCCTGAGGGATTCAGCCACCGTGTTCGCTCTGAGCACCATGATCAGCTCCATGCAG GTTTACAACATCTCACAGAATGTGCAAGAGGATGACCTTCAGCATCTGCAG CTTTTCACTGAGTACGGCAGACTCGCTATGGAGGAGACTTTCCTCAAGCCGTTTCAG tcCATGATTTTTCTCGTTCGAGACTGGAGCTTTCCGTACGAGTTTCCCTACGGACAGGAAGGAGGAATGAAGTTTCTAGAGAAGAGGCTGAAG ATCTCAGAGAACCAGCATGAAGAGCTGCAGAACGTACGTAAACACATCCACTCCTGCTTCACcaacatttcctgtttcctgatgCCTCACCCGGGCCTCAAAGTGGCCACCAACCCACACTTTGATGGACGAATTTCAG agATCGATGGAGACTTCTTAAACAACCTGAAGGTTCTGGTCCCGTGGCTCCTCAGTCCTTGTAACATCGACGTGAAGGAGATAAACGGCAGCAAAATCACCTGCAGAGGCCTGGTGGAGTATTTCAAG GCATACATCAAAATTTACCAAGGTGAGGAGCTGCCACATCCCAAATCCATGTTGCAG GCCACAGCAGAGGCAAATAACTTGGCAGCAGTTGCAGCTGCAAAGGATCTGTACAACAAGAAAATGGAGGAG GTGTGCGGGGGGGACCGGCCCTTCCTGGCTCCGAACGAGCTGCAGGCCCGACACGGCACCATCAGAGAGGAGGCCCTGCAGGTGTTCCGAGGCGTGAAGAAGATGGGAGGTGAGGAGTTCAGCCGTCGGtacctgcagcagctggagggaGAAATCGATGAGGTGTTTGTTCAGTACATCAAGCACAACGATTCCAAGAACATTTTCCACGCCGCCCGCACGCCGGCCACGCTCTTCGTGGTCATCTTTGTCATGTACGTGGCCGCGGGCATCACGGGCTTTGTGGGTGTGGACATCATCGCCAGCTTGTGTAACATGATCCTGGGTCTGGCGCTGATCACTCTCTGCACCTGGGCGTACATCCGCTACTCCGGGGAATACAGAGAACTTGGCGCTGTCATCGACCAGGTGGCTGGTGCGCTGTGGGACCAG GCTTTCTACAAGCTGTATAATGTAGCGGCCAATCACAGGCACCTGTACCAGCACGCCTTCCCTGGGCCACAAGTGGAGGAGGGTGCAGAGGAGCGGGACAAGAAGAGGGACTGA
- the atl1 gene encoding atlastin-1 isoform X4 — translation MAKHRKDRDSWGSLGDKNVYDWSSEEEEPDGRARPVQVLLVKDDHTFELDEGALSRILLAEEVRDREVVAISVAGAFRKGKSFLMDFMLRYMYNHAAESWLGDREEPLTGFSWRGGSERETTGIQIWSEVFLVDKPDGRKVAVLLMDTQGTFDSQSTLRDSATVFALSTMISSMQVYNISQNVQEDDLQHLQLFTEYGRLAMEETFLKPFQSMIFLVRDWSFPYEFPYGQEGGMKFLEKRLKISENQHEELQNVRKHIHSCFTNISCFLMPHPGLKVATNPHFDGRISEIDGDFLNNLKVLVPWLLSPCNIDVKEINGSKITCRGLVEYFKAYIKIYQGEELPHPKSMLQATAEANNLAAVAAAKDLYNKKMEEVCGGDRPFLAPNELQARHGTIREEALQVFRGVKKMGGEEFSRRYLQQLEGEIDEVFVQYIKHNDSKNIFHAARTPATLFVVIFVMYVAAGITGFVGVDIIASLCNMILGLALITLCTWAYIRYSGEYRELGAVIDQVAGALWDQAFYKLYNVAANHRHLYQHAFPGPQVEEGAEERDKKRD, via the exons ATGGCCAAACACCGTAAAGACAGAGACAGCTGGG GGTCTCTCGGTGACAAAAACGTCTATGACTGGagttcagaggaggaggagccggaCGGGCGAGCGCGGCCTGTGCAGGTGCTGCTGGTAAAGGATGACCACACCTTTGAGCTGGATGAGGGGGCGCTGAGCCGCATCCTGCTGGCAGAGGAAGTCAGAGACCGGGAGGTGGTGGCCATCTCCGTGGCCGGAGCTTTCCGCAAGGGCAAGTCCTTCCTCATGGACTTCATGCTGCGTTACATGTACAATCAT GCAGCTGAAAGCTGGCTGGGAGACAGAGAAGAGCCCCTGACCGGCTTCTCTTGGAGGGGGGGCTCGGAGAGGGAGACCACCGGGATCCAGATCTGGAGCGAGGTCTTCCTGGTGGACAAGCCAGATGGAAGAAAG GTCGCTGTGCTGCTGATGGACACACAAGGCACGTTTGACAGCCAGTCCACCCTGAGGGATTCAGCCACCGTGTTCGCTCTGAGCACCATGATCAGCTCCATGCAG GTTTACAACATCTCACAGAATGTGCAAGAGGATGACCTTCAGCATCTGCAG CTTTTCACTGAGTACGGCAGACTCGCTATGGAGGAGACTTTCCTCAAGCCGTTTCAG tcCATGATTTTTCTCGTTCGAGACTGGAGCTTTCCGTACGAGTTTCCCTACGGACAGGAAGGAGGAATGAAGTTTCTAGAGAAGAGGCTGAAG ATCTCAGAGAACCAGCATGAAGAGCTGCAGAACGTACGTAAACACATCCACTCCTGCTTCACcaacatttcctgtttcctgatgCCTCACCCGGGCCTCAAAGTGGCCACCAACCCACACTTTGATGGACGAATTTCAG agATCGATGGAGACTTCTTAAACAACCTGAAGGTTCTGGTCCCGTGGCTCCTCAGTCCTTGTAACATCGACGTGAAGGAGATAAACGGCAGCAAAATCACCTGCAGAGGCCTGGTGGAGTATTTCAAG GCATACATCAAAATTTACCAAGGTGAGGAGCTGCCACATCCCAAATCCATGTTGCAG GCCACAGCAGAGGCAAATAACTTGGCAGCAGTTGCAGCTGCAAAGGATCTGTACAACAAGAAAATGGAGGAG GTGTGCGGGGGGGACCGGCCCTTCCTGGCTCCGAACGAGCTGCAGGCCCGACACGGCACCATCAGAGAGGAGGCCCTGCAGGTGTTCCGAGGCGTGAAGAAGATGGGAGGTGAGGAGTTCAGCCGTCGGtacctgcagcagctggagggaGAAATCGATGAGGTGTTTGTTCAGTACATCAAGCACAACGATTCCAAGAACATTTTCCACGCCGCCCGCACGCCGGCCACGCTCTTCGTGGTCATCTTTGTCATGTACGTGGCCGCGGGCATCACGGGCTTTGTGGGTGTGGACATCATCGCCAGCTTGTGTAACATGATCCTGGGTCTGGCGCTGATCACTCTCTGCACCTGGGCGTACATCCGCTACTCCGGGGAATACAGAGAACTTGGCGCTGTCATCGACCAGGTGGCTGGTGCGCTGTGGGACCAG GCTTTCTACAAGCTGTATAATGTAGCGGCCAATCACAGGCACCTGTACCAGCACGCCTTCCCTGGGCCACAAGTGGAGGAGGGTGCAGAGGAGCGGGACAAGAAGAGGGACTGA
- the atl1 gene encoding atlastin-1 isoform X2: MAKHRKDRDSWGSLGDKNVYDWSSEEEEPDGRARPVQVLLVKDDHTFELDEGALSRILLAEEVRDREVVAISVAGAFRKGKSFLMDFMLRYMYNHAAESWLGDREEPLTGFSWRGGSERETTGIQIWSEVFLVDKPDGRKVAVLLMDTQGTFDSQSTLRDSATVFALSTMISSMQVYNISQNVQEDDLQHLQLFTEYGRLAMEETFLKPFQSMIFLVRDWSFPYEFPYGQEGGMKFLEKRLKISENQHEELQNVRKHIHSCFTNISCFLMPHPGLKVATNPHFDGRISEIDGDFLNNLKVLVPWLLSPCNIDVKEINGSKITCRGLVEYFKAYIKIYQGEELPHPKSMLQATAEANNLAAVAAAKDLYNKKMEEVCGGDRPFLAPNELQARHGTIREEALQVFRGVKKMGGEEFSRRYLQQLEGEIDEVFVQYIKHNDSKNIFHAARTPATLFVVIFVMYVAAGITGFVGVDIIASLCNMILGLALITLCTWAYIRYSGEYRELGAVIDQVAGALWDQGSTNEAFYKLYNVAANHRHLYQHAFPGPQVEEGAEERDKKRD; encoded by the exons ATGGCCAAACACCGTAAAGACAGAGACAGCTGGG GGTCTCTCGGTGACAAAAACGTCTATGACTGGagttcagaggaggaggagccggaCGGGCGAGCGCGGCCTGTGCAGGTGCTGCTGGTAAAGGATGACCACACCTTTGAGCTGGATGAGGGGGCGCTGAGCCGCATCCTGCTGGCAGAGGAAGTCAGAGACCGGGAGGTGGTGGCCATCTCCGTGGCCGGAGCTTTCCGCAAGGGCAAGTCCTTCCTCATGGACTTCATGCTGCGTTACATGTACAATCAT GCAGCTGAAAGCTGGCTGGGAGACAGAGAAGAGCCCCTGACCGGCTTCTCTTGGAGGGGGGGCTCGGAGAGGGAGACCACCGGGATCCAGATCTGGAGCGAGGTCTTCCTGGTGGACAAGCCAGATGGAAGAAAG GTCGCTGTGCTGCTGATGGACACACAAGGCACGTTTGACAGCCAGTCCACCCTGAGGGATTCAGCCACCGTGTTCGCTCTGAGCACCATGATCAGCTCCATGCAG GTTTACAACATCTCACAGAATGTGCAAGAGGATGACCTTCAGCATCTGCAG CTTTTCACTGAGTACGGCAGACTCGCTATGGAGGAGACTTTCCTCAAGCCGTTTCAG tcCATGATTTTTCTCGTTCGAGACTGGAGCTTTCCGTACGAGTTTCCCTACGGACAGGAAGGAGGAATGAAGTTTCTAGAGAAGAGGCTGAAG ATCTCAGAGAACCAGCATGAAGAGCTGCAGAACGTACGTAAACACATCCACTCCTGCTTCACcaacatttcctgtttcctgatgCCTCACCCGGGCCTCAAAGTGGCCACCAACCCACACTTTGATGGACGAATTTCAG agATCGATGGAGACTTCTTAAACAACCTGAAGGTTCTGGTCCCGTGGCTCCTCAGTCCTTGTAACATCGACGTGAAGGAGATAAACGGCAGCAAAATCACCTGCAGAGGCCTGGTGGAGTATTTCAAG GCATACATCAAAATTTACCAAGGTGAGGAGCTGCCACATCCCAAATCCATGTTGCAG GCCACAGCAGAGGCAAATAACTTGGCAGCAGTTGCAGCTGCAAAGGATCTGTACAACAAGAAAATGGAGGAG GTGTGCGGGGGGGACCGGCCCTTCCTGGCTCCGAACGAGCTGCAGGCCCGACACGGCACCATCAGAGAGGAGGCCCTGCAGGTGTTCCGAGGCGTGAAGAAGATGGGAGGTGAGGAGTTCAGCCGTCGGtacctgcagcagctggagggaGAAATCGATGAGGTGTTTGTTCAGTACATCAAGCACAACGATTCCAAGAACATTTTCCACGCCGCCCGCACGCCGGCCACGCTCTTCGTGGTCATCTTTGTCATGTACGTGGCCGCGGGCATCACGGGCTTTGTGGGTGTGGACATCATCGCCAGCTTGTGTAACATGATCCTGGGTCTGGCGCTGATCACTCTCTGCACCTGGGCGTACATCCGCTACTCCGGGGAATACAGAGAACTTGGCGCTGTCATCGACCAGGTGGCTGGTGCGCTGTGGGACCAG GGAAGCACAAATGAG GCTTTCTACAAGCTGTATAATGTAGCGGCCAATCACAGGCACCTGTACCAGCACGCCTTCCCTGGGCCACAAGTGGAGGAGGGTGCAGAGGAGCGGGACAAGAAGAGGGACTGA